The segment ATGGTGGCGAGCGGGGTCCGCATCTCGTGCGCGAGGTCCGACAGCATGCGGCGTCGGGTGGCCTCGGTGTCGCCCAGCGTCTCCGCCAGCCGGTTCACCGCGACCGCGAGCTGATCGAACTCGCGCCCGATGCCGCCGCCGTCGACGCGGCTGTCGTAGCGGCCGTCGGCGATGCGCTCGGTGGACTGCACGACGGCGCTCATCGTCCGTTGGACCCGCCGCGCGAGGTACCAGCCGAGGGCGAGGGTGAGGAGGGCCGCGACTCCCGCGGCGACTCCCCACGACCACCGCACGGTGTCGGCGAACGCCCACTCCACGTGCATCGCCTCCATGGAGTCCTCGCTGATTCCGGCCTGATGCAGGTGGTCGTGGAAGATGCCGGGCGCGATGAACCAGCCGATGAGCAGCGCGCCGCCCGCGGTGGCGATGAAGACCGCCGCCATTGCGGCCACGAGTCCGGCCCCGACCGAGAACCGGCTGCGGCGCGAGTCCCTCACTCCCCTGTCCCCATCCGGTAGCCGACGCCGCGGACGGTCCGGACGTACTGTCCGCGGGCGGCGTCGTCGCCGAGTTTGCGGCGGACGTGGCCGATGTGGACGTCCACCATGTGGTCGTCGCCGACCCACGTCGGTCCCCACACGGCCTCGATGAGCTGGGCGCGGGAAAAGACCGTGCCCGGCGCCGACGACAGGGTCGCGAGGACGTCGAATTCGGTGCGCGTGAGGTGGATGGACTCCCCGTCGACGGTGACCTCGCGGCCGAGGACGTCGATGCTGAGCGGCCCGAAGACGCGGGCGGGTTCGGCGGTTCCGCGGTCGCCGGTGAAGCCGGTGCGCGGGCGACGCATCCGCGCCTGGATCCGGGCCGACAGTTCGCGCGGGCTGAACGGTTTGGTCATGTAGTCGTCGGCGCCGACCGACAGCCCGATGAGCGTGTCGACCTCGTCGGCGCGCGCGGTCAGCATCAACACGTAGGCGTCGGAGAAGGTCCGCAGTTGTCGGCACACCTCGACGCCGTCGAGGCTCGGCAGCCCCAGGTCTAGGACGACGACATCGGGATCCACCGTCCGCGCCAGCGCGACCGCATCGGCGCCGTCGCCGGTCGCCGTGACCTCGAAGCCGTCGCGCTCCAGGTACGACGTCACCAACGATGCGAGCGCGTGCTCGTCCTCCACCACCATGGCCCGTGCAGACATGGTCTCCATCATGTCCGGAACCTCTCCGCGGCGACCGTTCGGCGCGGATCTTGAGCAAACCTTCATACAAGCCTGACTGTTTGCGGTGGGTCGGTGCGGCAGACTGACTCTCGTCACCCACGGAAGGAATCCATCGTGAAAACCCGTCTCGTCGCCTCGACGATCGCCGCTGCCGCCGTCGTCGCCGGCGTCGCCGCCTGCAGCCCGAACGAGCAGGCTTCGGACGCCACGACCAGTTCGATGTCGCACGCGACCATGACCCACGACATGGGCTCCCATGACAAGGGCTCGAACGACACGGGAGCCACCGAGGCGAACACCGGCGAGCACAACGACGCCGACGTCATGTTCGCGCAGATGATGCTCCCGCACCACGAGCAGGCGATCGTGATGAGCGACATCATCCTCGGCAAGAAGGACATCCCGGAGAACGTCACGGCGATGGCCAAGCAGATCAAGGACGCTCAGGGACCGGAGATCACCACGCTCAAGGGCTGGTTGAAGGGCTGGAACGCTCCCGTCGACGCGCCGATGGATCACGAGATGGACGGCATGCTGTCCGACGCCGACCTCGACAAGCTCCGCGCCGCCAACGGCACCGAGGCAGCCAAGCTGTTCCTGACACAGATGATCGAGCACCACGAGGGCGCCGTCGACATGGCTGAGGAGCAGATCGAGACCGGCAAGAACGCGGACGCCGTCGAGATGGCCCGCTCCATCGTCGACTCTCAGCAGAAGGAGATCGACGAGATGAAGGCGATGCTGAAGGGGCTGTGACCTCCGTCGTCGTCCGTGCCGCGACCGCCGATGACCTGCCCGCCCTGCAGGACATCGAGGTCGCGGCCGGTCGTGCCTTCGCCGACCTCGGCATGGATCTCGTCGCCGGCGACGAGCCGGCTTCGCTGGGCACCTTGCTCACCTACGTCGAGGGCGGTCGTGCGTGGGTCGCGGTGGAGTCGGATCAGCCGTGCGGCTACCTGATCGCGGACCTCGTCGACGGATGCGGACACATCGAGCAGGTCTCGGTGCACCCCGACTTCCGCGGCCGGCGCATCGGCCACGACCTCATCGCTCGCGGCGAGGCGTGGGCGCGCACACTCGGTCTGCCCGCACTGACCCTGAGGACCTACCGCGACGTCCCCTGGAACGGGCCGTACTACGAGCGACTCGGCTTCAGGTATCTGACCGTCGAAACAGCCGGGTTGGCGGCGATTCGACGCCGGGAAGCCGATGCGGGCCTCGACGCGTGGCCGCGCGCGTGCATGCGCCGCGAGATCGTCTGAGCGGCGCAGGCCGCGTGGCGGCGATCAGCGCCGAGACAGCACCGGGAACACCGCATCGCGCAGCAACGGCGCAATGTCGGTGCGGGAGTCGTCGGCCGGATCCACCCACGCGAGTTCCGCGATCTCCGCGGAGGCGACCGGATCGCCGACGAGCGGATGCTCGAAGACCTCGGCGACGACCGTGAAGCCCTCCTCATTGGCGGCGGCAGCGTCGAAGCGGCCGAGGGGAGTCAGTGCCGCGAGGTCGATCTCGACGCCCAGCTCCTCGTGAGCCTCGCGGACGGCGGCCTCGGCGAACGTCTCCCCCGGATCGAGCTTGCCGCCGGGGAACATGAACAGCTCCGAGCCGTTCTTCCGCGCGGTGAGGACGCGGCCGTCGACGTCGCGCAGGACCACCGCGCTCACTGTCACCACTCGGTCGGTCACGGTTCCCCTCTCGTTCAACAACGGCGCAAAGCCTCATCGAGGGTATCCCTCGACGGCGCGTCGACCGGCAGTCCGTAGGCCGCCAGCACACTGATGAACGCGACCGCGTACTGGCAGTGGAAGGCGCGGAGCGGCGGCATCCACCGGGCTGGTTCGTAGTCGGATTTGGTCTGGTTGCTGTCCGCGTCGACGGCGACGAGGTTCGACGGGTCGTTCGCGAACGCCCAGCGTCGGGGCTGCGGCCACGCGGAAGCACCCAGGTCCCACGCCAACGCGAGCGGGACGACGTGGTCGATCTGGACGGCCGCCGACGCGCGGCCGCGTCGAAAGCTGATGGGCCGACCCGTGTACGGGCTGGTGAGGGAACCGGCTGCGACGGCATCGGGGCACGACTCGGTGGCGGTCCGGGCGGTGACGGCGAGGTCGCGGGCGAGGATGTCGTTGCGGGTGTCGCAGCCGTTACGACCGCCGCGGACATCGGCCGCATCGGTCCAGGCCGGCCCGAAGGCGTTGCGGTCGTAGTCGACGTCGTGCGGCGGTCGCCGGTCGAGCACCCGCAATCCCGCCAGTCGTGCGCGCGCCGCAGCGACGACGCGCGCGTCGACCCGCGGAGGTTCGTGAGGCGTCCCGACACCGGTCGCCACGATCACCGAGACGACGGCGAACACGACGAGCCACGTCCACTGCTTCCCGGTCAGCCGGATGCGTCCCGGCGTCCGGTGCGACCGGAACCACCGCCGTCGAAAGCCGAATGCACGCCGCATACCGATTGGACGCACGCGGACGGTGTTCGGTTCCGCGACACGCGGAAGCGGCCGCGCGAGGTCGGTGCTGGATGCGCGGTCAGTGCTGGATGTACTGGACCAGGTGCTCGCGTTCGGCTTCGAGTTCGTCTATCGCGCTCTTCACGACGTCGCCGATGCTGATGATCCCGACCAGTTCGCCGTTGTCCAGGACCGGCAGATGCCGAATGCGGTGCTCGGTCATCGTGGCGCGCAGGCCCTCGATCTGATCCTCCGGCGAGCACGTGTGCATCACCGGGGTCATGATCGCCGAGATCGGGCCGTCGAGAATCGACGCACCGGTCGAGTACAGCCGCCGGACCACGTCGCGTTCGGACGCGATCCCCTCCAGTCCGCCGCCGTCACCGATCACCACCACGGCCCCGATGTTCCATTCATCGAGGGTCGCGAGCAGGCTGCGCACCGATGCGCTCCCCCGCACGGTGATGACTCCGCTGCCCTTCTTGCCCAGAATCTGCGATATCCGCATGGCCGTCCTCCACCCGTCTGTGAGCTGACTTCGACTCCTCAAGGGTCCGCCATCTCGGGCGAAAAGACCAGGCCTTGACAGGAGACGGGGTCAGGACTTGTCGAGGTAGTCCACGCGTGACGGCAGCAGAATGGAGTGCACCAGGTCGGCGAGCGCGGTGTGCGCCAGGAGGTCGGGGTCGTCGAGGACGATCTCCTCGGCCAGTTCGCGGGCGTCGGCGATCACCTCGACGTCGTCGAGCAGCGACAGGAAGCTGAGCGAGCTCTTGCCGCCGGACTGCAGCGATCCGAGGATGTCTCCCTCGCGGCGTTGCGCGAGGTCGACGCGGGCGAGTTCGAAGCCGTCGGTGCTGGCTTCGACGGCCCGGAGCCGTTCCATGGACTGCCCCATGTCGCCTGCCATCGTCATCAGCAGGCAGAGTCCGGCGTGCTGCCCGCGACCGACGCGACCCCGGAGCTGGTGGAGCTGGCTGACGCCGAAGCGTTCGGCGTTGACGATCACCATCATGGTGGCGTTGGGGACGTCGACGCCGACCTCGATGACGGTGGTCGCGACGAGGACGTCGATCTCGCCGTGGGTGAAGGCGTCCATCACGTCGTTCTTCTCGTCGGCGTGCAGTCGGCCGTGCAGGATGCCGATGCGTCGACCGGCGAGCGGTCCGCCTTCGAGCTGTTCGGCGAGGTCGAGCACCGAGAGGGTCTCGTCCTCCGCGTCCTGCTCCTTGGCGGACTTCTTCGACTTCTTCGCATTGGTCTGCTCGTCGCCGATCTTGGTGCACACCACATACACCTGGCGGCCGGCGTCGATCTCCTCGTTGGCGCGGGTCCAGGCGCGGTCGACCCACTTCTGGTTCCGCATCGGGACGACGCTGGTCTTGATGGGCTGCCGTCCGCGCGGAAGTTCGGTCATCACCGAGGTGTCGAGGTCGCCGAAGGTGATCATCGCGACGGTCCGCGGGATCGGGGTGGCCGTCATGACCAGGAAGTGCGGCCGGGTGTCGTCGCGTCCCTTGCCGCGGAGGACGTCGCGCTGCTCGACGCCGAAGCGGTGCTGCTCGTCGACCACCACCATGCCGAGGTCGAAGAACTCGACGTGCTCCTCCAGGAGGGCGTGGGTGCCGATGACGATGCCCGCCTCACCGGTGACCGCATCCAGGAGTACTTGTCGTTTGGCGGCGGTGCCGAGTGAACCCATCAGCAGTCCGATGCGCGTCGCCTTGTCTGCGGCTCCGAGCTCGCCCGCCCGGGCGAGGTCGCCGAGCATCGTCATGACCGTCCGATAGTGCTGGGCGGCGAGGACCTCGGTGGGCGCCAGGATGGCGCACTGGTGTCCGTTGTCGACGACGCGGAGCATCGCGAGGAGGGACACGAGTGTCTTACCGGAACCGACCTCGCCCTGCAGCAGGCGGCTCATCGGGTGCTCGTCGGCGAGGTCCTCGCCGATCTCGAGGAGGACGTCCTTCTGCCCGTCGGTCAGTTGGAAGGGCAGTCGGGCGAGGAGTTCGTCCTCGAGGCCGCCGGGGACGTGGCGGCACGGATGCGCGGCTTCGACGACGGCGCTGAACCGGCGTCGGGCGAGTTCGGTCTGGACTGCGAGCGCCTCGTCGAACTTGAGTCGGGCACGAGCGGCCTCGATGTCGTCGAGCTTCTCCGGCAGGTGGACGCGGTGGATGGCCTCGTCGCCGGTCATGAGGCCCCGCTCGTCGCGCTGCGCCGCGGTGAGCGCGTCTTCGGCGGGTGCGGTGTCGGCGAGCACCTGGCGGACGGCTCGCCAGATCTCCCACGTCTGCACGTCTTTGGTGGCCGGGTACATCGGGATGATGTCGCGGGAGAAGTTGGCGACGTCGTCGGCCGACGCGGTGGACCCGTGTCTACTTTTGCCGTCTCCGTCGTCGGCGCCCTCGGCGTACATCTCGCCGATCATCGCGGCGTTGCCGACGACGTCGATGCCGTCGTCCTCGGGCATCACCATCCAGTCGGGATGCGACAGCTGCACCTGGTTCTGGAACAGTTTGACGGTGCCCGCCATCGCGACGCGCGTCCCGGGCTTGAGGACCTTCTGAATCCAGCGGGCGTTGAAGAAGCTGGCCTCGTAGTTGGCGCGGCCGTCATTGACGACGACCTTCAGGAACTGGCCGTAGCGGCGCTTCATCTGGATCATCTGCGCCTTCTGGATGCGCCCGATGACGGTGATCCACTCCCCCGGCTCGGGTCGTTCCGATTCGGTGAGGTGCCCGCGCCGGATGTAGCGACGCGGCACGTAGCGGAGGAGTTCACCGACCGTGGTCAGTTCCAGTCCGTGCAGCTTCGTGAGCAGTGCCGGATCGATCGACGACTCGCTGAGCGGGGAGGCGGTCGTCAGCATCATTCGACGCCGACCTGCAGCAGGTCGCTGGACTGTCCCGCCTCGTACAGTGCCAGCTCGATGCCCGCGTAGTGGGTGCGCACGTGGTTGGAGATGGCTTCGCGCGCCTCGTCGTCGAGGTCGCGGCCGGCGAGAACTGTGACCATCTCACCGCCGGTCGCGAGCATCAGGTCCAGCAGTGCGGTGGCGGCCTGTTTCTGCTCGGGTGCGATCACCAGGACGTCGGAGCCGATCAGCCCGAGGGTGTCGCCGATGTCGCAGGTCCCCGCGAGGGTCATCATCTTGCTGTTGGACCGCATCAGCGAGCCCCACCGGGTACCCGCCGCAGCCTCGGCCATGGCGAAGGCGTCGACGTCGGACTCCTCGTCGGGTTCGTGGACGGCCAGCGCAGACAGGCACTGCACCATCGACAGGGTCGGCAGGAAGACCACCGACCGCTGCGGCGAGCGCGCCTCGGCGCCCACCTGGACCAGATCCTGCGACGACATCATGCCGTTGCCCATCACGATCACGTGGGCGCTGTCGGCGGCACGGATGGCCTCCGACAGCGTCGCCGGGTGCACGCCGTGGTCGGCGCGGACGACGGACGCGCCGGCTTCGGTGAAGAGCTCCTCCGCGCCGTCGCCGATGACGAGGGCGACCACCGCCCGCTTGTACCGCGGCGGCGGGTCGTTGGCTCCGGGCGCGGACCGGATGGCATCGAGCGCGAAGCAGCTGATCCGGATGTCCGACAGGCAGCCGAGGGCGACGCCGGCCTCGACGGCCGCACCTGGCTCGTCGGTGTGGACGTGGACGGAGAAGCGCTCGGAGTCGGTGGAGCTGTCTCCGACGATGACGATCGAGTCGCCGAGCTCACCGAGCCGGTCGCGCAGCGCGCTGATCCGCGATCCGTCGGTCGTCTCCAGGAGGTACATGACCTCGAAGTCGGTGTCGCCGGCACCTGCGCACTCGCCGTTGTCGTGGCCGGTGAGGCCGCCGCCCGCGGTCAGGATGCCGCGGTAGGCGCGGCGCTTGTTCGCGACGCCGGTCACCACCAGGACCATCGCATCGGCCATCACCAGGAACCCGCGGGCACCCGCGTCGACGACCCCCGCGCTGGCGAGCTCCGGCATCTGCTCCGGGGTCAGCTCCAGGGCTTCGGCGCAGTCGTCGGCGACGGCGCGCGCAAGGTCGGCGGGCGACCCCTTCACGTTCGCGGATGCGCTGTCGGCGGCCACGGTGAGGACGGTGAGGACGGTGCCCTCGCGCGGTTGACTCACCGCGCGGCGGGCGGCGAGCGCGGCGAGACGGAGGCCGTTCTTGACGAGCCGGTTGAAGTCGGGGTCGTTCTCGGCGACGGCGAGGTCGGCGGCGTCGGCCAGGCCGATGAGGACCTGCGACAGGATGACGCCCGAGTTGCCGCGGGCGTTGGAGACGGCCGCGTCGGCGAGGGCGCGGGTCACCACCTGGAGGTCTGAGTGGTCGGCCAACTCGTCGAGGGCGGCCACCGCACCGGCCATGGTGTGGGCCATGTTGCTGCCCGTGTCGGAGTCGGGGATCGGGAAGACGTTGAGCGCATTGATCTCCGACCGCATGGCTTCGAGTCCGTCGGCGCACGACTGCGCCCAATCGCGAATGAGCTGCGGATTGATCGATGTGCTGCCGTCACCCATGGCCAGAGGCACTCTCCACCCACTTTCCTGTCCCCGCCGGGCGAGCCGACCGTCTACGCCAACCGTGTGTCTGAGATTACCGTCTGCCTCCGACAGGCACCGTCGGACAGTGCCCCGCGGCGACCGCGGGCGACCCGATTTGGTCACGATGGGTTTCACGGTTACTCTTGTCAAGTTGCCGATCGACGCGGCGCGCCTTGCAGCGCTCACGACCGGCTGACCACTGACCACGATTTTCTATCAAGGGAGTTCGAAATGGCTGCCGTATGTGACGTTTGCGGTAAGGGCCCTGGCTTCGGCAAGTCGGTCTCGCACTCGCACCGGCGCACCAACCGGCGCTGGAACCCGAACATCCAGTCCGTGCGCGTTGAGGTTGCCCCCGGCAACAAGAAGCGCCAGAACGTGTGCACCTCGTGCCTCAAGGCGGGCAAGACCGTCAAGGCCTGAATCTCTTAGATTCTCGCGATTCGCCGTCCGGCAGTGCCGGGCGGCGATTTCGTCGTTCTGTGGAATCGGATTCCGACCGGTGAGTGATCCCTACTCGTTCCGCACGGACCGAGCGTTCCGTAAGGTACCCGGCATGGCTTCCGATCTGATTCATGTCGACGACAACGGCGTCCTCACCCTCACCCTCTCGACCGCGGCGGCGGGCACCTCGCTCGACCACGGGCTGGTCCTCGAGGCGCGTGACACGTTGCGCGCGGTGGTGCGCGGTGCCATCGACGCCGACGCCGTCCTGCTGCGCGGCGACGGGAAGAACTTCTGCGCAGGCGGCAACGTCGCGAAGTTCGGTTCGGCCGACGACCGTTCCGACTACCTGCGCGGCCTGGCTGACGATCTCCACTCGGCCATCGGCTTCCTCTACGAGACGCAGTTGCCCGTGGTCGCCGCCGTCAAGGGCTGGGCGGCCGGCGCGGGCATGAGCCTGGTGCTGCACGCCGACGTCGCGATCGGCGGACCGGCCACCAAGATGCGCCCGGCGTACCCGGGTATCGGGCTCTCACCCGACGGCGGGATGTCGTGGCAGCTCCCCCGCGTCGTCGGCGCGGCGCGCGCCCGCTACATCATCATGACCGATCAGATCCTCGACGCCGACCAGGCGCTGAGCATGGGCATCCTGTCCGAGATCGTCGACGACGACGCCGTCGAGCAGTCCGCCTACGACCTGGCGGCGCAGCTCGCCGCGGGCCCCCGCGGCTCGCACCGCGCCATCCGCACCCTGGTCCACGAGAGCGCCACCCGCTCGCTCACCGACCACCTGGCGGCCGAGGCCGCGACCATCGCGGGACTCAGCGTCACCGCCGAGGGCGTCGAGGGAGTCGACGCGTTCCTGGCGAAGCGGAAGGCCGACTACCGCGGCGTGCGGTAGGTCAGGGCAGGCGCCAGTCCACCGGCTCGCCGCCGATGTCGAGGAGTTCGGTGTTGGCGCGCGAGAAGGGTCGGGAACCGAAGAACCCGCGCGACGCCGACAGCGGCGACGGGTGCACCGACTCGATGGTCGGGACGTCGGGCAGCCACTCGGCCGTTCTGCGGGCGTCGTTGCCCCACAGGATCGCGACCAGCGGCTCGTCGCGGGCGGCGAGTGCCTTGATGGCACACTCGGTGACCGCTTCCCACCCCTTGTTGCGGTGAGACGCGGGCTGACCGGGCATGACGGTCAGCACGCGGTTCAGGAGCAGCACGCCCTGCTCGGCCCACGGCGTCAGATCGCCGGTCGACGGCTTCGGGTAGCCGAGGTCCTCGCAGTACTCCTTGTAGATGTTCTGCAGGGACCGCGGAATCGGCTGGACGTCGGGCGCCACCGAGAAGCTCAGGCCCACCGCGTGGCCGGGCGTCGGATACGGGTCCTGACCGACGATCAGGACGCGGACGTCGGCGAAGGGCTGCGTGAACGCGCGCAGCACGTTCTTCCCGGCCGGGAGGTAGTGGCGACCCGCGGCGTTCTCGGCGCGCAGGAACTCGCCCATCTCCGCGACCACTGGCTCCACCGGACGCAGGGCGGTGGCCCAGCCGGGATCGATCAGTTCGGAGAGCGGTTTCGCGGTCATGCTCAGTCGAGCCTCCGCAGGCTCTGCCGGTAGTACTGCGCGTTCTGGTAGTACAGCTCCACGTTCTGGTCCAGGTGGCCCTCGGGCACCTGGTAGCCTTCGCGGATCTTGGCGGGCACACCGAGCGCCATCGAACGCTCCGGCACCTCGAAACCGTAGGGCACCACGGCGCCCGCACCGATCACCGAACCCGAGCCGATCACCGATTTGTTCAGCACGATGGAACCGGAGGCGACGAGGACGTCGTCGCCGATGGTCGAGCCCTCGATGTGCGCGTTGTGGCCGACCACGCAGCCCGAGCCGAGAACGGTGGCGTCGACGAACGTGCAATGGATGACGGTGCCGTCCTGAATGTTGCTGCGGTCGCCGATCGTGATGGTGCCGTAGTCGCCGCGCAGCACGCAGCCGGGCCAGATGGAGACGCCGTCGCCGAGCGTCACGGCGCCGATCACCGTCGCGTCGGGGTGAATGAAAACGTCTTTGCCGAGGGTCGGCTCACGATCGCCGAGTGCGTAGACAGCCATGCAGCGATCTAATCAGGTCAGGTGTCGGTGAACGACTGCCACCCGCGGATCTCCCCGACCGGCGCGTCGTCGATCCACGCGCCGGCCTCGCCCGCGGACACCCGTCCGATCACCGTCCACCCGGCGGGAACCGAGCCCGGCGCGAAGGTCGCGAGGAGTTCGTGCTCCTCCCCTCCGCCGAGCGCCCACCGCAAGGGATCCACGCCGAGCGCACGGCCGAGTCCGGCGAGACCGCGGGCCTGCGGGACCCGCGCGGAGTCGACGTCGAGCCGCACCTGCGAGGCCGCGGACAGGGTGATCAGCTCCTCGACGAGGCCGTCGGAGACGTCGGTCATCGCGTGCGCGCCGGCGAGTGCGGCGACGCGCCCCTGCGCCAGGTCCGGTTGCGGCAGCCGATAGTCCT is part of the Gordonia phthalatica genome and harbors:
- the rpmB gene encoding 50S ribosomal protein L28, which translates into the protein MAAVCDVCGKGPGFGKSVSHSHRRTNRRWNPNIQSVRVEVAPGNKKRQNVCTSCLKAGKTVKA
- the recG gene encoding ATP-dependent DNA helicase RecG; the protein is MLTTASPLSESSIDPALLTKLHGLELTTVGELLRYVPRRYIRRGHLTESERPEPGEWITVIGRIQKAQMIQMKRRYGQFLKVVVNDGRANYEASFFNARWIQKVLKPGTRVAMAGTVKLFQNQVQLSHPDWMVMPEDDGIDVVGNAAMIGEMYAEGADDGDGKSRHGSTASADDVANFSRDIIPMYPATKDVQTWEIWRAVRQVLADTAPAEDALTAAQRDERGLMTGDEAIHRVHLPEKLDDIEAARARLKFDEALAVQTELARRRFSAVVEAAHPCRHVPGGLEDELLARLPFQLTDGQKDVLLEIGEDLADEHPMSRLLQGEVGSGKTLVSLLAMLRVVDNGHQCAILAPTEVLAAQHYRTVMTMLGDLARAGELGAADKATRIGLLMGSLGTAAKRQVLLDAVTGEAGIVIGTHALLEEHVEFFDLGMVVVDEQHRFGVEQRDVLRGKGRDDTRPHFLVMTATPIPRTVAMITFGDLDTSVMTELPRGRQPIKTSVVPMRNQKWVDRAWTRANEEIDAGRQVYVVCTKIGDEQTNAKKSKKSAKEQDAEDETLSVLDLAEQLEGGPLAGRRIGILHGRLHADEKNDVMDAFTHGEIDVLVATTVIEVGVDVPNATMMVIVNAERFGVSQLHQLRGRVGRGQHAGLCLLMTMAGDMGQSMERLRAVEASTDGFELARVDLAQRREGDILGSLQSGGKSSLSFLSLLDDVEVIADARELAEEIVLDDPDLLAHTALADLVHSILLPSRVDYLDKS
- a CDS encoding GNAT family N-acetyltransferase; the encoded protein is MTSVVVRAATADDLPALQDIEVAAGRAFADLGMDLVAGDEPASLGTLLTYVEGGRAWVAVESDQPCGYLIADLVDGCGHIEQVSVHPDFRGRRIGHDLIARGEAWARTLGLPALTLRTYRDVPWNGPYYERLGFRYLTVETAGLAAIRRREADAGLDAWPRACMRREIV
- a CDS encoding HNH endonuclease family protein → MRRAFGFRRRWFRSHRTPGRIRLTGKQWTWLVVFAVVSVIVATGVGTPHEPPRVDARVVAAARARLAGLRVLDRRPPHDVDYDRNAFGPAWTDAADVRGGRNGCDTRNDILARDLAVTARTATESCPDAVAAGSLTSPYTGRPISFRRGRASAAVQIDHVVPLALAWDLGASAWPQPRRWAFANDPSNLVAVDADSNQTKSDYEPARWMPPLRAFHCQYAVAFISVLAAYGLPVDAPSRDTLDEALRRC
- a CDS encoding response regulator transcription factor, giving the protein MVVEDEHALASLVTSYLERDGFEVTATGDGADAVALARTVDPDVVVLDLGLPSLDGVEVCRQLRTFSDAYVLMLTARADEVDTLIGLSVGADDYMTKPFSPRELSARIQARMRRPRTGFTGDRGTAEPARVFGPLSIDVLGREVTVDGESIHLTRTEFDVLATLSSAPGTVFSRAQLIEAVWGPTWVGDDHMVDVHIGHVRRKLGDDAARGQYVRTVRGVGYRMGTGE
- a CDS encoding uracil-DNA glycosylase; translation: MTAKPLSELIDPGWATALRPVEPVVAEMGEFLRAENAAGRHYLPAGKNVLRAFTQPFADVRVLIVGQDPYPTPGHAVGLSFSVAPDVQPIPRSLQNIYKEYCEDLGYPKPSTGDLTPWAEQGVLLLNRVLTVMPGQPASHRNKGWEAVTECAIKALAARDEPLVAILWGNDARRTAEWLPDVPTIESVHPSPLSASRGFFGSRPFSRANTELLDIGGEPVDWRLP
- a CDS encoding CBS domain-containing protein gives rise to the protein MRISQILGKKGSGVITVRGSASVRSLLATLDEWNIGAVVVIGDGGGLEGIASERDVVRRLYSTGASILDGPISAIMTPVMHTCSPEDQIEGLRATMTEHRIRHLPVLDNGELVGIISIGDVVKSAIDELEAEREHLVQYIQH
- a CDS encoding NUDIX hydrolase produces the protein MTDRVVTVSAVVLRDVDGRVLTARKNGSELFMFPGGKLDPGETFAEAAVREAHEELGVEIDLAALTPLGRFDAAAANEEGFTVVAEVFEHPLVGDPVASAEIAELAWVDPADDSRTDIAPLLRDAVFPVLSRR
- a CDS encoding DUF305 domain-containing protein; protein product: MKTRLVASTIAAAAVVAGVAACSPNEQASDATTSSMSHATMTHDMGSHDKGSNDTGATEANTGEHNDADVMFAQMMLPHHEQAIVMSDIILGKKDIPENVTAMAKQIKDAQGPEITTLKGWLKGWNAPVDAPMDHEMDGMLSDADLDKLRAANGTEAAKLFLTQMIEHHEGAVDMAEEQIETGKNADAVEMARSIVDSQQKEIDEMKAMLKGL
- a CDS encoding gamma carbonic anhydrase family protein, whose amino-acid sequence is MAVYALGDREPTLGKDVFIHPDATVIGAVTLGDGVSIWPGCVLRGDYGTITIGDRSNIQDGTVIHCTFVDATVLGSGCVVGHNAHIEGSTIGDDVLVASGSIVLNKSVIGSGSVIGAGAVVPYGFEVPERSMALGVPAKIREGYQVPEGHLDQNVELYYQNAQYYRQSLRRLD
- a CDS encoding DAK2 domain-containing protein, giving the protein MGDGSTSINPQLIRDWAQSCADGLEAMRSEINALNVFPIPDSDTGSNMAHTMAGAVAALDELADHSDLQVVTRALADAAVSNARGNSGVILSQVLIGLADAADLAVAENDPDFNRLVKNGLRLAALAARRAVSQPREGTVLTVLTVAADSASANVKGSPADLARAVADDCAEALELTPEQMPELASAGVVDAGARGFLVMADAMVLVVTGVANKRRAYRGILTAGGGLTGHDNGECAGAGDTDFEVMYLLETTDGSRISALRDRLGELGDSIVIVGDSSTDSERFSVHVHTDEPGAAVEAGVALGCLSDIRISCFALDAIRSAPGANDPPPRYKRAVVALVIGDGAEELFTEAGASVVRADHGVHPATLSEAIRAADSAHVIVMGNGMMSSQDLVQVGAEARSPQRSVVFLPTLSMVQCLSALAVHEPDEESDVDAFAMAEAAAGTRWGSLMRSNSKMMTLAGTCDIGDTLGLIGSDVLVIAPEQKQAATALLDLMLATGGEMVTVLAGRDLDDEAREAISNHVRTHYAGIELALYEAGQSSDLLQVGVE
- a CDS encoding enoyl-CoA hydratase/isomerase family protein, with protein sequence MASDLIHVDDNGVLTLTLSTAAAGTSLDHGLVLEARDTLRAVVRGAIDADAVLLRGDGKNFCAGGNVAKFGSADDRSDYLRGLADDLHSAIGFLYETQLPVVAAVKGWAAGAGMSLVLHADVAIGGPATKMRPAYPGIGLSPDGGMSWQLPRVVGAARARYIIMTDQILDADQALSMGILSEIVDDDAVEQSAYDLAAQLAAGPRGSHRAIRTLVHESATRSLTDHLAAEAATIAGLSVTAEGVEGVDAFLAKRKADYRGVR